One window of Chionomys nivalis chromosome 18, mChiNiv1.1, whole genome shotgun sequence genomic DNA carries:
- the Rxfp4 gene encoding LOW QUALITY PROTEIN: relaxin-3 receptor 2 (The sequence of the model RefSeq protein was modified relative to this genomic sequence to represent the inferred CDS: inserted 2 bases in 1 codon; substituted 3 bases at 3 genomic stop codons), whose product MGRGSCNLKLQTNTQIPGLFRSPASCSSTCQSSKQHVPGPPSDTFVFSLALADLGLALTLPFWATESALDSHXPFGSALCKVVLTPGLSIHASTFLITALSVVRYWVLAMVVRPGRHLSVLWTSMVTLAVWVAATLVTVPRATFGAEGGLWGVCLCLLRFPSRYWLGAYQLQRVVLAFVMSLGTITTSYLLLLAFLQSPQXCRPPRWQDSRMVARSVCVLVASFVLCWFPNHAVTLWGILVVFYLVPWDSTFYIIHTCFFPVITRLAHSKSCLNPALCLLRCQPQQVLSSAFRDPWSRVWPQSKACVEVGDGXLAXPESGLSTTSRNTKGHLDKGCHLDGPIPFSELYGGQNPQILGRSRALCQSVGSPGKV is encoded by the exons ATGGGCAGAGGCTCCTGCAACTTAAAGCTCCAGACCAACACCCAGATTCCAGGTCTCTTCCGCTCTCCTGCTAGCTGCTCTAGCACCTGCCAGTCCAGCAAACAG CATGTGCCTGGGCCACCTTCTGATACCTTTGTTTTCAGCCTGGCTCTGGCAGACCTGGGGCTGGCCCTCACTCTCCCTTTCTGGGCAACTGAGTCAGCACTGGACTCACACTGACCTTTCGGAAGTGCCCTCTGCAAGGTAGTCCTGACCCCTGGCCTCAGCATCCATGCCAGCACCTTCCTAATCACAGCGCTGAGTGTTGTCAGATACTGGGTGCTGGCCATGGTTGTGAGACCAGGCAGGCACCTGTCTGTTCTCTGGACAAGTATGGTCACCCTGGCAGTGTGGGTGGCGGCTACCCTGGTGACTGTGCCCAGAGCAACCTTTGGGGCTGAGGGTGGGTTGTGGGGtgtgtgcctctgccttctgcgtTTCCCCAGCAGATACTGGCTGGGAGCATACCAGCTACAGAGGGTGGTTCTGGCCTTCGTCATGTCCTTGGGCACCATCACCACCAGCTACCTGCTGTTGCTGGCTTTTCTACAGAGTCCGCAGTGATGCAGGCCTCCACGGTGGCAGGACAGCCGAATGGTAGCCCGCTCTGTTTGTGTCCTGGTGGCTTCCTTCGTCCTCTGCTGGTTTCCCAACCATGCAGTCACCCTCTGGGGCATTCTGGTAGTGTTTTACCTGGTGCCCTGGGACAGCACTTTCTACATCATCCATACTTGCTTTTTTCCTGTCATCACCCGCTTGGCACACAGCAAAAGCTGCCTCAACCCTGCTCTATGTCTCCTCCGGTGCCAGCCTCAGCAAGTTCTGAGCAGTGCCTTCAGGGACCCTTGGTCAAGAGTGTGGCCCCAAAGCAAGGCCTGTGTGGAAGTGGGAGATGGGTAGCTAGC CCCAGAGAGTGGACTCTCTACGACAAGCAGAAACACAAAGGGACACCTGGATAAAGGATGCCACCTGGATGgtcccattcccttttctgagcTCTACGGGGGGCAGAACCCACAGATTCTGGGGAGAAGCCGTGCTCTCTGCCAGTCTGTAGGGTCCCCAGGGAAAGTCTGA